A region from the Perca fluviatilis chromosome 16, GENO_Pfluv_1.0, whole genome shotgun sequence genome encodes:
- the LOC120543939 gene encoding uncharacterized protein LOC120543939, which translates to MDEMDDYIWQRRIQHGVRYQKSSVPFPDSVEIGLDFNAALERTEKLDLSLLTNGVMLELCEFAKTVTKSETYFLFEMLDFNFDLGVDVDIDQQYYDYSRRAHNKIKLLKEQIKVKPQRWKETFPLPDLSAILGATDRRSRKYYPKRNKMVDFSVLSIGSNNSQSAEHQKTESNGDMYVVKRGGLKPTENTFTYCKDLGVTPVVRPGDAAREKLDPSLVNNGVMLELLNFSRVLCGTHTGIVYDLVKQNFGHELDKTLFRMQLSKLMERKYACLTPEDKDAFRKEPFEVQTQTQKREYKRKRKIDPAADYEEQEGLTMTSKRRGTPKLMDDYVKDFCQDGDLSYMCPVDFETEMQSGSDAKPETMTFESSFSETEFSLDVKEEEEEVVVSPVPPRTNCLTGTHAKNTTLKAVSALFSEDDNVDRVAKTPKQKLWTRRTTRAKRILKSSKVNDLFARCREIALDFNVGSGNKQNVDPFLLTNHVLFEIYRFATTMSKSFRSFLFEILDINFNLVPQGNLYHRNFIYYMITKEKILQNHPDRWKPEFLSSPFQFPEVYNMVDVTSDFKTGPGVETEQPASVDLPASTESQEADMELHPYCKKFGLNLWSLAERPANQKLDLTALTTGAVLEIFGFVRELCAPVREMVNDVLEHNFDLDLQSEASVASGVIKRWYSLQKSVMKGQSPSPKITRWLNTVVPINGYSQLNRKPKTANANGSRDLDSGEDEDVKLEMEDFLVDVKTEETMEEDETINSYDFCEEIGLILDVGSKPEAGTKLDLRLLTRGVLYEMHRYVERNCNRYVPALYEILEYNFDLRSQNHRRVEFAWAVASQVIAIAGKNGRKGDYLKRAVELPIEVLESQQAVCKEEPDDCFGETDYSDNDIVFVRELKPVDIEVEIE; encoded by the coding sequence atggacGAGATGGACGACTACATCTGGCAGCGCCGCATCCAGCACGGCGTGAGGTATCAGAAGAGCTCCGTCCCGTTCCCGGACTCGGTAGAAATCGGTTTGGATTTCAACGCGGCGTTGGAAAGGACGGAAAAGTTAGATCTGAGTCTGCTGACGAATGGCGTGATGCTGGAGCTTTGCGAATTTGCCAAAACGGTGACCAAGTCCGAGACGTACTTCCTGTTCGAAATGCTGGACTTCAACTTCGACCTCGGCGTGGACGTGGACATCGACCAGCAGTACTACGACTACTCGAGGCGCGCGCACAATAAAATAAAGCTGCTGAAGGAACAAATCAAAGTGAAACCGCAGAGATGGAAAGAAACGTTTCCGCTGCCAGACCTGAGCGCCATTCTCGGGGCCACAGACAGACGGTCCAGAAAGTACTACCCGAAAAGGAACAAGATGGTGGACTTTTCGGTCCTCAGTATTGGCAGCAATAACAGCCAGTCCGCAGAACATCAGAAGACCGAAAGTAACGGAGACATGTATGTTGTCAAACGAGGTGGATTAAAACCAACGGAAAATACCTTCACTTACTGTAAAGACCTCGGTGTGACTCCGGTTGTTCGACCGGGCGACGCAGCCAGAGAGAAACTTGACCCGAGTCTGGTGAACAACGGCGTGATGTTGGAGCTGCTCAACTTCTCCCGAGTGCTTTGTGGGACGCACACCGGGATAGTTTACGACTTGGTCAAGCAAAACTTTGGCCACGAGTTGGACAAGACGTTGTTCCGTATGCAGCTAAgcaagctgatggagaggaagtACGCGTGCCTAACGCCCGAGGACAAAGACGCTTTCCGAAAGGAGCCGTTCGAAGTCCAGACCCAGACCCAGAAACGGGAATACAAGCGTAAACGGAAAATAGACCCAGCCGCAGATTACGAAGAACAGGAAGGACTAACGATGACCAGTAAAAGAAGAGGGACGCCGAAGCTCATGGACGATTACGTGAAAGACTTCTGTCAGGATGGCGACCTGTCTTACATGTGTCCGGTTGACTTTGAGACAGAAATGCAGTCCGGTTCGGACGCCAAACCAGAAACGATGACGTTCGAAAGTAGTTTTTCTGAAACAGAGTTCTCTCTGGATgtaaaggaggaagaggaggaagtggTCGTCTCCCCGGTGCCGCCTCGGACTAATTGTTTGACCGGCACTCATGCGAAGAACACGACTCTGAAAGCAGTCTCGGCGCTGTTTTCCGAAGACGACAACGTGGACAGAGTTGCAAAAACACCGAAGCAGAAGCTGTGGACGAGACGCACCACTCGTGCAAAACGAATCCTGAAGTCGAGCAAAGTGAACGACCTGTTCGCCCGCTGCAGGGAGATAGCGTTGGACTTCAACGTCGGCTCGGGCAACAAACAGAACGTGGATCCGTTCCTTCTCACCAATCACGTGTTGTTCGAGATCTACAGATTCGCGACTACGATGTCCAAGAGTTTTCGCAGTTTCTTGTTTGAGATTCTGGACATAAACTTCAACCTCGTCCCCCAGGGTAACCTGTACCATCGCAATTTTATATACTACATGATAACGAAAGAAAAGATCCTTCAGAACCACCCCGACAGATGGAAACCGGAGTTTCTCAGCAGCCCCTTTCAGTTCCCGGAAGTTTACAACATGGTTGACGTGACGAGCGATTTTAAAACGGGACCGGGAGTGGAGACGGAGCAGCCGGCGAGCGTAGATTTGCCGGCTTCGACTGAAAGCCAGGAGGCGGATATGGAGCTTCACCCGTACTGTAAGAAGTTCGGCCTTAACCTTTGGTCACTAGCAGAACGTCCGGCGAACCAGAAGCTCGATTTGACGGCCTTGACGACCGGCGCTGTGCTCGAGATATTTGGCTTCGTGCGAGAGCTGTGCGCGCCGGTCCGCGAGATGGTTAACGACGTCCTGGAGCACAACTTTGATCTCGATCTGCAAAGCGAAGCATCGGTCGCGTCGGGCGTGATCAAGAGATGGTACTCCTTGCAGAAGAGCGTGATGAAAGGCCAGTCCCCGTCCCCGAAGATCACTCGGTGGTTGAACACGGTCGTCCCGATAAACGGCTACTCGCAGCTCAATCGAAAACCGAAAACAGCCAACGCCAACGGATCTCGGGACCTGGACTCTGGAGAAGACGAAGACGTTAAACTGGAAATGGAGGATTTTCTCGTAGATGTGAAGACCGAGGAGACGATGGAGGAGGATGAAACGATCAACAGCTACGACTTCTGCGAAGAAATAGGACTGATCCTGGACGTGGGATCTAAACCGGAAGCCGGCACGAAGCTCGACCTGCGGCTCCTGACGAGGGGAGTCCTCTACGAGATGCACCGGTACGTGGAACGGAACTGCAACCGATACGTTCCCGCTCTGTACGAGATCCTGGAGTACAACTTCGACCTCAGATCCCAGAACCACCGCCGGGTGGAGTTTGCCTGGGCCGTCGC